A section of the Pseudomonas fluorescens genome encodes:
- a CDS encoding DUF2025 family protein produces the protein MRITSELICQAADQLNGFVGLNRKTGQYIVRFSEDSFGMDVADDGIIPTSEFVWQPAAEQTMTLSREHIQLLLDQNIDERINITEPLRVYMRRTEIPQISALRSLVG, from the coding sequence ATGCGTATCACATCAGAACTCATCTGCCAGGCCGCCGACCAACTCAACGGCTTTGTCGGCCTGAACCGCAAGACCGGCCAGTACATCGTGCGTTTCAGCGAGGATTCGTTCGGCATGGACGTCGCCGATGACGGCATCATTCCCACCAGCGAGTTTGTCTGGCAGCCCGCGGCTGAGCAAACCATGACCCTGTCCCGCGAGCACATCCAGTTGCTGCTGGACCAGAACATCGACGAGCGCATCAACATCACCGAACCGCTGCGGGTGTATATGCGCCGCACGGAGATCCCGCAGATAAGTGCGTTGCGCAGCCTGGTGGGTTGA
- a CDS encoding diguanylate cyclase yields the protein MENLRGKGLSFARRIYRPRIIGLGIGSICVLAALYPLAMPGWVWALWLFNAFIWPHLAYQLSSHAAFPYQAERRNLLYDSLSGGFWAAATQFTPLTAVTILAMMTMHNVAAGGKHLMIQGMLAQLVGVALAWLVFGPSFNPNVGLIQVYACLPMLILYPVAIGMASYRLAIKLSEHKRALSALSRTDSLTGLLNHGSWKDLLQLKFHKCQQQQSQATIALIDIDHFKQINDAYGHIVGDRVLRQLSKELQRNVRENDLAGRYGGDEFCVILPDVPLEQASYVMERLREMFSRYRDPQAPELRVSLSIGLAAYQVQFTQAHMWLNAADQALYAAKGTGRNRVTVAESLIARSA from the coding sequence ATGGAAAACCTTCGAGGCAAAGGGCTGTCATTTGCCCGGCGTATTTATCGGCCGCGCATTATCGGGCTGGGTATTGGCAGCATTTGCGTGTTGGCCGCCCTGTACCCGCTGGCCATGCCCGGATGGGTCTGGGCACTGTGGCTGTTCAACGCATTCATCTGGCCACACCTGGCATACCAGCTGTCGAGCCATGCAGCATTTCCTTACCAGGCCGAGCGTCGCAACCTACTCTATGACTCACTGTCCGGTGGGTTCTGGGCCGCAGCCACGCAATTCACCCCCCTGACCGCAGTGACCATCCTCGCGATGATGACCATGCACAACGTCGCGGCGGGCGGCAAACACTTGATGATCCAGGGCATGCTTGCACAACTGGTGGGCGTGGCGCTGGCCTGGCTGGTATTCGGCCCCTCGTTCAACCCCAATGTCGGATTGATCCAGGTGTATGCCTGCCTGCCGATGCTGATCCTCTATCCCGTCGCCATCGGCATGGCCAGTTATCGCCTGGCAATCAAGCTTTCGGAACACAAGCGCGCCCTGAGTGCCTTGAGCCGTACCGACAGCCTCACCGGCCTGCTCAATCACGGTTCCTGGAAAGACCTGCTGCAACTCAAGTTCCACAAGTGCCAGCAACAACAGTCCCAGGCCACCATCGCGTTGATCGATATCGACCACTTCAAGCAGATCAACGACGCGTACGGCCATATCGTCGGTGACCGAGTACTGCGACAACTGAGCAAGGAATTGCAGCGCAACGTACGGGAAAATGACCTGGCGGGCCGTTACGGCGGCGACGAATTCTGTGTGATTCTCCCGGACGTACCGCTGGAGCAGGCCAGTTATGTGATGGAACGCCTGAGGGAAATGTTCAGCCGCTACCGCGACCCGCAGGCCCCGGAACTGCGGGTGAGCCTGAGCATCGGCCTGGCGGCCTACCAGGTGCAATTTACCCAGGCGCACATGTGGCTCAATGCTGCGGATCAGGCGCTCTATGCCGCCAAGGGCACCGGGCGTAATCGCGTGACGGTCGCCGAATCGCTGATCGCGCGCTCCGCTTGA
- a CDS encoding TetR/AcrR family transcriptional regulator, with amino-acid sequence MTAPRRLTDRKREAIVAAAIAEFRDNGFEVTSMDKIAATAGVSKRTVYNHFPSKEELFTEILHKLWASSVAQLDVSYSREHPLRDQLRVLLEAKMKMMSDANFLDLARVAIAATIHSPERAQDIVNRLSEREEGFTSWVRAAQEDGRLKPVDPCFAAHQVQSLLKAFAFWPQITLGQPTLDAATQANVVESAMDLFLAGYEIATGHR; translated from the coding sequence ATGACTGCACCTCGACGCCTCACCGACCGTAAACGCGAAGCCATCGTGGCAGCAGCCATCGCCGAGTTTCGCGACAACGGTTTCGAGGTCACCAGCATGGACAAGATCGCCGCCACGGCAGGTGTCTCCAAGCGCACGGTGTACAACCACTTCCCCAGCAAAGAGGAGTTGTTCACCGAGATCCTGCATAAGTTATGGGCCAGCAGCGTGGCACAACTGGATGTCAGCTACAGCCGCGAACACCCCCTGCGCGACCAGTTGCGAGTGTTGCTGGAAGCGAAGATGAAAATGATGTCGGACGCCAACTTCCTCGACCTGGCCCGGGTAGCGATTGCCGCGACCATCCATTCCCCTGAACGCGCCCAGGACATCGTCAACCGCCTGAGCGAGCGCGAAGAGGGGTTCACTTCCTGGGTGCGTGCCGCCCAGGAAGACGGGCGACTCAAGCCCGTCGACCCGTGCTTCGCCGCCCATCAGGTGCAAAGCCTACTCAAGGCATTTGCCTTCTGGCCGCAAATCACCCTCGGCCAGCCCACCCTGGACGCAGCCACCCAGGCCAATGTGGTCGAGTCGGCGATGGACCTGTTCCTGGCCGGCTATGAGATTGCTACCGGCCACCGGTAA
- a CDS encoding glycerophosphodiester phosphodiesterase yields MPATFTKSALLLALMMGLGHAQAASPISPVELATKEGIPHPAVIAHRGASFDAPESTAAAYKVARDLGADYLELDLQRSKDGVLFALHDNNLQRTTDVATKFPERKDSPANEFTWKELQTLDAGSWFNAAYPDRARPGFVGLKILSLDEIIKIAEGNPQHKPGLYIETKEPKQFPGIEADLKDKLLDKGWLSSVGSKLGKSNTGVGQGKGRVVLQTFETASLKELQKEMPNTPKILLLWVGEGSIEPKSKVTFAESGEPTKAAYYAKQEPKDAAEFEKWVEEAKNLGAIGTGPSAQLTNLGDQSYSDLVKPEMNQLTHDKGLLVHVYTVDEPVDFEKVMNAGVDGIFTNRAAELLKFYKRWPSSSVQDLLQDNGY; encoded by the coding sequence ATGCCTGCTACGTTTACCAAGAGTGCCCTGCTGCTCGCTCTGATGATGGGCCTTGGCCACGCACAGGCTGCAAGCCCCATCAGCCCGGTTGAACTGGCGACCAAGGAGGGCATTCCCCACCCTGCCGTGATCGCCCACCGGGGTGCGTCCTTCGATGCACCGGAGTCCACCGCCGCTGCCTACAAGGTTGCCCGCGACCTGGGTGCCGACTACCTGGAACTGGACCTGCAACGCAGCAAGGACGGCGTGCTGTTCGCCCTGCACGACAACAACCTGCAACGCACCACCGACGTGGCCACCAAGTTCCCGGAGCGCAAGGACAGCCCGGCCAACGAGTTCACCTGGAAAGAACTGCAAACCCTCGATGCCGGCAGTTGGTTCAACGCCGCCTATCCGGACCGCGCCCGCCCAGGCTTTGTCGGGTTGAAAATCCTCAGCCTGGACGAAATCATCAAGATCGCCGAAGGCAACCCCCAGCACAAACCCGGCCTGTACATCGAAACCAAGGAGCCCAAGCAGTTCCCGGGAATCGAAGCCGATCTGAAGGACAAGCTGCTGGACAAGGGCTGGCTGAGCTCCGTCGGTTCCAAGCTGGGCAAAAGCAACACGGGCGTCGGCCAGGGCAAGGGCCGCGTGGTGTTGCAGACCTTCGAGACGGCCAGCCTCAAGGAACTGCAGAAGGAAATGCCCAACACCCCGAAAATCCTGCTGCTGTGGGTGGGTGAAGGCAGCATCGAGCCCAAGTCCAAGGTGACCTTCGCTGAATCCGGCGAACCGACCAAGGCGGCCTACTATGCCAAGCAGGAACCCAAGGATGCTGCCGAATTCGAAAAATGGGTCGAGGAAGCCAAGAACCTCGGTGCGATAGGCACTGGTCCGTCCGCACAACTGACGAACCTGGGCGACCAGAGCTATTCAGACCTGGTCAAACCTGAAATGAACCAACTGACCCACGACAAAGGCCTGCTGGTACACGTCTATACCGTCGACGAGCCGGTGGATTTCGAGAAGGTCATGAACGCCGGGGTCGATGGCATCTTCACCAACCGCGCCGCCGAACTGCTGAAGTTCTACAAGCGCTGGCCGTCGTCCAGCGTGCAGGACCTGCTGCAGGACAACGGTTACTGA
- a CDS encoding inorganic phosphate transporter, with protein sequence MATPSLTASPQARATDAKPQLDKKPGLLTVIVFFAVLAMGLLFTAYSLMHDMHELGTVVTTWTPFLLLGVALLIALGFEFVNGFHDTANAVATVIYTNSLPPHFAVVWSGFFNFLGVLLSSGAVAFAIIALLPVELILQVGSSAGFAMIFALLIAAILWNLGTWWLGLPASSSHTLIGSIIGVGVANALMHGRDGTSGVDWAQAIKIGYALLLSPMIGFGFAALLLLALRVFVKNRSLYKAPKGNTPPPWWIRGMLIVTCTGVSFAHGSNDGQKGMGLIMLILVGTLPMAYALNRTMPADQSLQFAAVAEVTQQALAKSAPQPAPADPRPVLSTYVRTKDVTPELIPALAALTGHIGEQVKGYGSLAKVPAEAMGNVRNDMYLTSETIRLMDKGKVGSFDADTQGKLQLFKQQIDNATRFIPLWVKIAVAIALGLGTMVGWKRIVVTVGEKIGKTHLTYAQGASAETVAMLTIGAADVFGLPVSTTHVLSSGVAGTMVANGGGLQMKTIRNLLMAWVLTLPAAIVLSGSLYWLFTQLF encoded by the coding sequence ATGGCCACCCCTTCCCTGACCGCCTCCCCCCAGGCTCGCGCCACTGACGCAAAACCGCAGTTAGACAAGAAACCCGGCCTGCTTACGGTGATCGTGTTCTTCGCCGTGCTTGCCATGGGCCTGTTGTTCACCGCCTACAGCCTGATGCACGACATGCACGAACTGGGCACGGTGGTCACCACCTGGACCCCGTTCCTGCTGTTGGGCGTGGCGTTGCTGATTGCCTTGGGGTTCGAGTTCGTCAACGGCTTCCATGACACCGCCAACGCCGTGGCGACGGTGATCTACACCAACTCGCTGCCGCCCCATTTCGCCGTGGTCTGGTCGGGGTTCTTCAATTTCCTCGGAGTGCTGCTGTCCAGCGGCGCGGTGGCCTTTGCCATCATTGCCTTGCTGCCGGTGGAGTTGATTTTGCAGGTCGGTTCTTCCGCCGGCTTTGCGATGATCTTCGCCCTGCTGATCGCCGCGATCCTGTGGAACCTGGGCACCTGGTGGCTGGGCTTGCCCGCATCGTCTTCCCATACGCTGATCGGCTCGATCATTGGCGTTGGCGTGGCCAATGCCCTGATGCATGGCCGTGACGGCACCAGCGGCGTGGACTGGGCCCAGGCGATCAAGATCGGCTATGCGTTGCTGCTGTCGCCGATGATCGGTTTCGGCTTTGCGGCCCTGTTGCTGCTGGCGCTGCGGGTCTTTGTGAAAAACCGCTCGCTGTACAAGGCGCCCAAGGGCAACACGCCACCACCGTGGTGGATTCGCGGCATGCTGATCGTGACCTGCACCGGCGTGTCCTTTGCCCACGGCTCCAACGATGGCCAGAAAGGCATGGGCCTGATCATGTTGATCCTGGTAGGCACCCTGCCCATGGCCTACGCGTTGAACCGCACCATGCCGGCCGATCAATCCCTGCAATTTGCCGCCGTGGCCGAAGTCACCCAGCAAGCCCTGGCCAAGAGCGCACCGCAACCGGCGCCAGCCGATCCGCGTCCGGTGCTGTCGACCTATGTGCGCACCAAGGACGTCACCCCAGAGTTGATCCCCGCCCTCGCCGCCCTGACCGGGCACATCGGCGAACAAGTAAAAGGCTACGGTTCCCTGGCCAAGGTGCCCGCCGAAGCCATGGGCAACGTGCGCAACGACATGTACCTGACCAGCGAAACCATTCGCCTGATGGACAAGGGCAAGGTCGGCAGTTTCGATGCCGACACCCAGGGCAAGCTGCAACTGTTCAAGCAACAGATCGACAATGCGACGCGCTTTATCCCACTGTGGGTGAAGATCGCCGTGGCGATCGCCCTGGGCCTGGGCACCATGGTCGGCTGGAAGCGCATTGTGGTGACCGTCGGCGAAAAAATCGGCAAGACCCACCTGACCTACGCCCAGGGCGCTTCGGCAGAAACCGTGGCCATGCTGACCATTGGCGCTGCCGATGTGTTCGGCTTGCCGGTATCCACCACCCACGTGCTGTCCTCGGGCGTGGCCGGGACCATGGTGGCCAATGGCGGGGGCTTGCAGATGAAGACCATCCGCAATCTGCTGATGGCCTGGGTGCTGACATTGCCGGCGGCGATTGTGTTGTCGGGCAGCCTGTACTGGCTGTTCACCCAACTCTTCTGA
- a CDS encoding MBL fold metallo-hydrolase, which translates to MATISNRLDTPSAALKPSEQQQGHFSNHAPVNRAGFGKTLQIFWKMLFHKPRSTRPVGAIPVQRLTREQLRSAPDHSVYRLGHSTVLLKMRGKFWLTDPVFAERASPFSWAGPKRFHQPPISLEELPAIEAVILSHNHYDHLDRQAVVQLAAKTRYFLAPLGVGDTLIKWGVAPDKVRQLDWWQGTEVDGICFVATPAQHFSGRGLFDGNQTLWASWVMIDGARRIFFSGDTGYFDGFKRIGEQYGPFDLTLMETGAYNVDWPHVHMQPEQTLQAHIDLKGRWLLPIHNGTFDLAFHAWHEPFDRIMALAWERNVSITTPAMGQAFMLTAPERGHAWWLEVEALAVEPLVS; encoded by the coding sequence ATGGCCACGATCTCTAACCGTCTCGATACCCCCTCTGCAGCGCTCAAGCCATCCGAGCAGCAGCAAGGTCACTTCAGCAATCATGCGCCGGTCAACCGCGCAGGCTTTGGCAAAACCCTGCAGATCTTTTGGAAGATGCTTTTTCACAAGCCCCGCAGTACGCGGCCCGTGGGGGCAATCCCGGTACAGCGCCTGACACGCGAGCAACTGCGCAGTGCGCCGGACCATAGTGTTTACCGCCTGGGGCATTCCACCGTGCTGCTGAAGATGCGCGGCAAGTTCTGGCTGACCGATCCGGTGTTTGCCGAGCGTGCCTCGCCCTTCAGTTGGGCCGGCCCCAAGCGCTTTCATCAACCGCCCATCAGCCTTGAAGAACTGCCGGCGATTGAGGCGGTGATTCTGTCGCACAACCATTACGACCATCTGGACCGTCAGGCCGTGGTGCAACTGGCCGCCAAGACTCGCTATTTTCTCGCACCTCTGGGCGTCGGCGACACCTTGATCAAATGGGGCGTGGCGCCCGACAAGGTGCGGCAGTTGGATTGGTGGCAGGGCACCGAGGTGGACGGTATCTGTTTTGTCGCCACCCCAGCCCAGCACTTTTCCGGGCGTGGCCTGTTTGATGGCAACCAGACGCTGTGGGCGTCATGGGTGATGATCGATGGCGCCCGGCGCATCTTTTTCAGTGGCGACACCGGTTATTTCGACGGCTTCAAACGCATTGGCGAGCAATACGGACCGTTTGACCTGACGCTGATGGAAACGGGGGCTTACAACGTCGACTGGCCCCATGTGCACATGCAGCCCGAACAAACCTTGCAGGCCCATATCGATCTGAAGGGGCGCTGGTTGCTGCCGATCCACAATGGCACCTTTGACTTGGCATTCCATGCCTGGCATGAGCCGTTCGACCGCATCATGGCCCTGGCCTGGGAGCGCAACGTCTCGATTACCACGCCAGCCATGGGCCAGGCTTTCATGCTGACTGCTCCTGAGCGCGGGCATGCCTGGTGGTTGGAAGTCGAAGCCCTGGCGGTGGAGCCGTTGGTGAGTTGA
- a CDS encoding transporter produces the protein MNHSIDHGHQDCDLFGLLYGFRFRPGEKAEQIDSATVLKALQAPADPDEFLWLHLNLAHAACQRWMQAHLELPPEFFEALHEGSRSTRIEHVDSALLAVVNDVVFNFSSMMSSDISTLWVCARSRLLISARLQPLHSVDKLRSSVKAGEHFRSPLELLVHLLRDQGEVLTQIVRKTSQSVDQIEDQLLSSRLSTNRAELGAMRRVLVRLQRLLALEPGSLLRLLNRPPQWLQKEDVKELRKSTEEFALIINDLTALGERIKLLQEEIAANLNEQSNRTLFTLTVVTVLALPINIIAGFFGMNVGGVPLSQDPEGFWILVALVATFTLIAGRWAFRKRRDY, from the coding sequence ATGAACCACAGCATCGACCACGGCCACCAGGACTGCGACCTGTTTGGCCTGCTTTATGGTTTTCGCTTTCGACCCGGTGAGAAAGCCGAGCAGATCGACTCGGCGACCGTACTCAAAGCCCTGCAAGCCCCAGCCGACCCCGATGAATTCCTGTGGCTGCACCTGAACCTGGCGCACGCGGCCTGCCAGCGCTGGATGCAGGCACACCTGGAACTGCCGCCAGAGTTCTTCGAGGCCTTGCATGAAGGCTCGCGCTCGACCCGCATCGAGCACGTGGACTCGGCCCTGCTGGCGGTGGTCAACGACGTGGTGTTCAACTTCAGCAGCATGATGTCATCGGACATTTCCACCTTGTGGGTCTGCGCCCGCAGCCGCCTGCTGATCAGTGCGCGCCTGCAACCGCTGCACTCGGTGGACAAGCTGCGTTCATCGGTAAAGGCCGGCGAACACTTCCGCTCCCCCCTGGAGTTGCTGGTGCATCTGTTGCGTGATCAAGGCGAGGTGCTGACGCAGATCGTGCGCAAGACCAGCCAGAGCGTGGACCAGATCGAAGATCAGTTGCTGTCCTCGCGCCTGTCCACCAACCGCGCGGAACTGGGGGCCATGCGCCGGGTGCTGGTACGCCTGCAACGCCTGCTGGCGCTGGAGCCGGGCTCGCTGTTGCGCCTGCTCAACCGCCCACCGCAGTGGCTGCAAAAGGAGGACGTGAAGGAGCTGCGCAAATCCACCGAAGAGTTCGCCCTGATCATCAACGACCTCACGGCCCTGGGCGAACGGATCAAGTTGTTGCAGGAAGAAATCGCCGCCAACCTCAACGAACAAAGCAACCGCACGCTGTTTACCCTGACGGTGGTGACGGTGCTGGCACTGCCGATCAATATCATTGCCGGTTTTTTTGGCATGAACGTCGGTGGCGTACCGCTTTCCCAGGACCCGGAGGGGTTCTGGATCCTGGTGGCGTTGGTGGCAACGTTCACCTTGATTGCCGGCAGATGGGCGTTTCGCAAACGCCGGGATTACTGA
- a CDS encoding 5-oxoprolinase subunit B family protein produces MAETSPIRYSFGADEHLFAEVSESMSLEAFFKGMAVTRAVQRLELPGVLDICLANASFQIRFDPDLIAPHVLLDAVQGAEALAVAERTLRTRIIEIPVLYNDPWTHETLMRFRDRHQDPTGTDLEYAARINGLADVEAFIAAHSGAPWFVSMVGFVAGLPFMFQMVERERQLQVPKYLRPRTDTPKLTLGHGGCFGCIYSVRGAGGYQMFGVTPAPIYDPAQQLAYLKEHMVFFRPGDIVQFKPMDRDAYDLAVAQVEAGQFDLRIRPVEFSLDAFFADPVGYPKTLQEALV; encoded by the coding sequence ATGGCTGAAACATCCCCGATTCGCTACAGCTTTGGCGCGGATGAACACCTGTTCGCCGAGGTCAGCGAAAGCATGTCCCTGGAGGCGTTTTTCAAGGGCATGGCCGTCACCCGTGCGGTGCAGCGCCTGGAACTGCCCGGCGTGCTGGATATCTGCCTGGCCAACGCCTCGTTCCAGATCCGCTTCGACCCGGACCTGATCGCCCCCCATGTGCTGCTCGACGCGGTCCAGGGCGCCGAGGCCCTGGCGGTGGCCGAGCGGACCTTGCGCACGCGGATCATCGAGATTCCGGTGCTGTACAACGACCCCTGGACCCATGAAACCCTGATGCGTTTTCGCGACCGCCACCAGGACCCGACGGGCACCGACCTGGAGTATGCCGCGCGGATCAACGGCCTGGCGGATGTCGAGGCGTTTATCGCGGCCCACAGTGGCGCGCCGTGGTTTGTGTCGATGGTCGGCTTTGTGGCCGGCTTGCCGTTCATGTTCCAGATGGTCGAGCGCGAACGCCAGTTGCAAGTGCCCAAATACCTGCGCCCGCGCACTGACACGCCGAAGCTGACCCTCGGCCATGGCGGCTGTTTCGGCTGCATTTATTCGGTACGCGGCGCGGGTGGCTACCAGATGTTCGGTGTTACACCGGCGCCGATCTACGACCCGGCCCAGCAACTGGCCTACCTCAAGGAGCACATGGTGTTCTTCCGCCCCGGCGATATCGTGCAGTTCAAACCCATGGACCGTGATGCCTACGACCTGGCAGTGGCGCAAGTCGAAGCCGGACAGTTCGACTTGCGCATTCGCCCGGTGGAGTTTTCCCTGGATGCTTTTTTTGCCGACCCGGTCGGCTACCCGAAAACCCTGCAGGAGGCGCTCGTATGA
- a CDS encoding methyl-accepting chemotaxis protein → MSFLRKSLRAQILSLLGGSLLAMLLIALACFHFLSSGVQSYRSLLEGPLQTSQLIDEANLQFKVQVQEWKNVLLRGKQPQDMDKYWGQFQDRQQEVQGILARLVANTEGDQGLSRRLETLRQEHQLLGSAYQKGRDAYVAAGADAAAGDSAVKGVDRAVSEQMSALVTQLHEQGKQQSLAISAYAERTVMLGLAVMVLSGGLIGLLSLWLINRNLILPIRGLIDYVAQLSHGRFAERVASQRQDELGHLAQAANTLRDFLAETFGRLQRSAKDLVSASGELNSIAGQMATGTQDQFSRTDQVATAMTEMSATAQEVARHAASASRAADEADHSAREGGQVMQVTIATIGQMRNEILNTGGIIRRLEADSVRIGTVLEVIRGIAEQTNLLALNAAIEAARAGEAGRGFAVVADEVRSLAQRTAASIIEINQIIQAVQTGAQDAAEAIISGQSCSDDSVEKVTQAGAMLSHITQAVEAIRDMNRQIATAAEEQTSVAEDISRNITQITTVATANLDNVQRTEAASHNLRGLSAELNEVTARLSA, encoded by the coding sequence ATGAGTTTTTTGCGAAAGTCCTTGAGGGCACAGATCCTGTCGTTGCTCGGTGGCAGCTTGTTGGCAATGCTGTTGATTGCCTTGGCGTGTTTTCATTTTCTCTCAAGTGGTGTGCAGAGTTATCGCAGTTTGCTTGAGGGGCCGTTGCAGACCTCACAACTGATCGATGAAGCGAACCTGCAATTCAAGGTCCAGGTCCAGGAATGGAAAAACGTCCTGCTGCGTGGCAAACAACCCCAGGACATGGACAAATACTGGGGGCAGTTCCAGGATCGGCAACAGGAAGTCCAGGGCATTCTGGCGCGCCTGGTGGCCAACACCGAAGGCGATCAAGGCTTGAGCCGTCGCCTGGAGACCTTGCGTCAGGAGCACCAGTTGCTGGGCTCCGCCTACCAGAAGGGACGCGATGCCTACGTCGCGGCCGGGGCCGATGCCGCGGCTGGGGATAGCGCGGTCAAGGGCGTGGACCGCGCAGTGAGCGAGCAGATGAGTGCGTTGGTCACGCAACTGCATGAGCAGGGCAAGCAGCAATCGTTGGCGATCAGCGCCTATGCCGAGCGCACCGTGATGCTGGGCTTGGCGGTGATGGTGCTGTCCGGCGGGCTGATCGGTCTGTTGAGTCTGTGGCTGATCAACCGCAACCTGATTCTGCCGATCCGTGGGTTGATCGACTATGTGGCCCAGTTGAGCCATGGCCGCTTTGCCGAACGTGTTGCCAGCCAGCGCCAGGATGAACTGGGGCATTTGGCCCAGGCGGCCAATACCTTGCGCGATTTCCTTGCCGAAACCTTCGGCCGCCTGCAGCGCAGTGCCAAGGACCTGGTGAGTGCCAGTGGCGAGCTCAATTCGATTGCCGGGCAAATGGCAACGGGTACCCAGGACCAGTTCAGCCGTACCGATCAGGTGGCGACGGCGATGACCGAAATGTCCGCCACTGCCCAGGAAGTCGCGCGCCATGCCGCCAGTGCTTCGCGGGCTGCGGACGAGGCCGATCATTCGGCGCGTGAAGGCGGCCAGGTGATGCAAGTGACCATCGCCACTATCGGCCAGATGCGCAATGAGATCCTCAACACCGGTGGCATCATCCGCCGCCTGGAAGCCGACAGTGTGCGTATCGGCACGGTGCTGGAGGTGATTCGCGGCATCGCCGAACAGACCAACCTGCTGGCGCTCAATGCGGCGATCGAAGCTGCACGGGCGGGCGAGGCCGGGCGTGGGTTTGCGGTGGTGGCGGATGAGGTGCGCAGCCTGGCGCAGCGCACGGCGGCGTCGATCATCGAGATCAACCAGATTATCCAGGCGGTGCAGACGGGGGCGCAGGATGCCGCCGAGGCGATCATCAGTGGCCAGTCATGCAGTGATGACAGTGTCGAGAAGGTCACCCAGGCCGGGGCGATGCTCAGTCATATCACCCAGGCGGTGGAGGCGATCCGCGACATGAACCGCCAGATTGCCACGGCGGCCGAAGAGCAGACTTCGGTGGCCGAGGATATCTCGCGCAACATCACGCAAATCACCACCGTCGCCACGGCCAACCTCGACAACGTGCAGCGCACTGAAGCGGCCAGCCATAACCTGCGTGGCTTATCTGCCGAGCTGAACGAAGTCACCGCACGCCTGAGTGCTTGA
- a CDS encoding biotin-dependent carboxyltransferase family protein yields MIKVLKPGLATSVQDLGREGYYHLGIPPSGALDQYALSAANHLVGNPAGAAGLECTLIGPELEFQQDALVALSGALMSPRLDGTVVHQDTAFQVHAGQVLRFEFPVAGARTYLAVAGGIDVPLVLGSRSTYTLGALGGFHGRRLQEGDVLAIGECRGEGRAGNSLPMALRRSVGGDVTVRVVPGLYYERLTSGAKSSFFAEPWTVGSEADRIGYRFKGGSALSFQPREQPFGAGSDPSNIVDSCYPIGSIQVPAGLEPIVLHRDAVSGGGYAMIGTVISADLDLIGQMQPNQRAGFVAVTLEQALEARRIYKKRLKAMASLFG; encoded by the coding sequence ATGATCAAGGTGCTCAAGCCTGGCCTGGCGACCTCCGTGCAGGACCTGGGGCGCGAAGGGTATTACCACTTGGGGATCCCGCCGTCCGGCGCCCTGGACCAGTACGCCTTGAGTGCGGCCAACCACCTGGTGGGCAACCCGGCGGGCGCGGCAGGGCTGGAATGCACGTTGATCGGCCCGGAACTGGAATTTCAACAGGATGCGTTGGTGGCGTTGAGCGGCGCGCTGATGTCGCCGCGCCTGGATGGCACCGTGGTGCACCAGGACACGGCGTTCCAGGTGCATGCCGGGCAGGTGCTGCGCTTTGAGTTTCCCGTGGCCGGCGCGCGGACCTACCTGGCCGTGGCCGGTGGTATCGATGTGCCGCTGGTGCTGGGCAGTCGCTCCACTTATACCCTGGGTGCGCTGGGCGGGTTTCACGGACGACGCTTGCAGGAAGGCGATGTCTTGGCCATCGGCGAGTGCCGCGGCGAGGGGCGCGCCGGCAACAGCTTGCCGATGGCCCTGCGCCGTTCGGTGGGCGGCGACGTGACAGTGCGCGTGGTACCGGGGCTGTATTACGAGCGGCTGACGAGCGGGGCCAAAAGCAGCTTTTTCGCCGAGCCCTGGACCGTGGGCTCCGAGGCCGATCGGATCGGTTACCGATTCAAGGGCGGTAGTGCCTTGAGCTTCCAGCCACGGGAGCAGCCATTTGGCGCGGGTTCCGATCCGTCGAACATCGTCGACAGCTGCTATCCCATTGGCTCGATCCAGGTGCCGGCCGGCCTGGAGCCGATCGTGCTGCACCGCGATGCCGTCTCGGGCGGCGGCTACGCGATGATCGGTACGGTGATCAGCGCCGACCTGGACCTGATCGGGCAGATGCAACCCAACCAGCGTGCAGGGTTTGTCGCGGTGACGTTGGAGCAGGCGCTGGAGGCGCGGCGAATCTACAAGAAGCGCCTCAAGGCAATGGCCAGCTTGTTCGGCTGA
- a CDS encoding PepSY domain-containing protein: protein MKNLTALFAAAALTLTAGLAQADVRPDQIPSLLQSGAVKPFEQLNAAALAKHAGATINDTELDNEAGRLVYEVDLTDTTGKKWDVKLDAKTGEVLENKQDT from the coding sequence ATGAAAAACCTGACCGCTCTGTTCGCTGCTGCCGCCCTGACCCTGACTGCCGGCCTGGCCCAGGCCGATGTTCGCCCGGACCAGATTCCAAGCCTGCTGCAATCGGGCGCCGTGAAGCCATTTGAACAGTTGAATGCCGCCGCACTGGCCAAACACGCCGGCGCCACCATCAACGATACCGAGCTGGATAACGAAGCCGGGCGCCTGGTCTACGAAGTCGACCTGACCGACACCACGGGCAAGAAGTGGGACGTGAAGCTCGACGCCAAGACCGGCGAAGTGCTGGAAAACAAGCAAGACACTTGA